From Bacteroidales bacterium, one genomic window encodes:
- a CDS encoding glycosyltransferase family 4 protein → MSRKRRIDTNAPINVLHMLRDLSFGGPQNLVLDMIRGNREKNYFNYYVVYNLPSTQARLNDFSNGATVGIFKLDKWSISWMISYVKKLREIIRANDIQIVHCHSNIDAYRARLAVIPYNIKGFFHSRKNRKHATVVLTIHGMTLNLNYLSEFFLGAIDSSISEKTIRVLDRFFLKRCKICFESNAAKEFYLREYHQYPEYGDSKGGVLMKSTVIHNGVYVPRILNAKPISYEDLNSYVMHYPGDPDSSIPRGKMIFAMVGGFSSYAQRDQMLVCKAIDLLKKKRGELPFAFLFVGRSTFEKDYRRVKEQEVNDLYPDRDEMADCLNFCRDNNLGGDIFFMHPDLDVPSLLKTVSCYVYASNQDTFGISVVEAIIAGVDVICSNIPVFREITGNGELARLADNNPESFANAISHFLKYKLEEQTESEEDRKVDEQLDMKESEEQIMGAAELYSIERCLKEYKELLFN, encoded by the coding sequence ATGTCAAGAAAAAGAAGGATTGATACTAATGCTCCAATTAATGTCCTTCACATGTTGAGGGATTTGTCTTTTGGCGGCCCGCAGAATCTGGTGCTTGACATGATCCGCGGAAACCGTGAGAAAAATTATTTCAATTACTATGTTGTTTATAATCTGCCTTCTACTCAGGCAAGGCTAAATGATTTTTCTAATGGTGCAACTGTCGGGATATTCAAATTAGATAAATGGAGTATAAGCTGGATGATTTCCTATGTTAAAAAACTTAGGGAGATTATTAGAGCCAATGATATCCAAATTGTTCACTGTCACAGCAATATAGATGCATATCGCGCACGGCTTGCAGTTATTCCTTACAACATAAAAGGATTTTTTCACAGCAGAAAGAATCGCAAGCATGCAACCGTTGTCCTGACAATTCACGGCATGACTTTGAATTTAAACTACTTATCTGAATTTTTCCTTGGAGCCATAGATAGTTCTATCTCTGAAAAAACAATAAGGGTGCTGGACAGATTTTTCCTTAAGCGCTGTAAAATTTGTTTTGAGAGCAATGCTGCCAAAGAGTTCTATCTTAGAGAGTATCACCAGTATCCGGAGTATGGGGACAGCAAAGGCGGAGTGCTGATGAAGTCTACCGTTATCCACAACGGCGTTTATGTGCCTCGTATATTAAACGCAAAACCAATAAGTTATGAGGATTTGAACAGCTACGTCATGCACTATCCCGGAGACCCGGATTCCTCAATACCGCGCGGAAAAATGATTTTTGCAATGGTAGGCGGATTTTCATCTTATGCGCAGCGTGACCAAATGCTTGTATGCAAGGCAATTGATTTGCTCAAGAAAAAAAGAGGGGAGCTTCCGTTTGCATTTCTTTTTGTAGGCCGCTCAACATTTGAAAAAGATTATCGCAGAGTTAAAGAGCAGGAAGTTAATGACTTATATCCCGATAGAGATGAAATGGCAGACTGCCTTAATTTCTGTCGTGATAACAATTTAGGCGGAGACATTTTCTTTATGCATCCGGATTTGGATGTTCCATCTTTGCTTAAAACAGTCTCTTGCTATGTTTACGCATCAAATCAGGATACATTTGGAATATCTGTGGTTGAGGCTATTATAGCGGGAGTAGATGTTATATGCAGCAATATTCCTGTGTTCAGGGAGATAACCGGCAATGGAGAACTTGCCAGGTTAGCTGATAATAATCCTGAGTCTTTTGCAAATGCTATTTCTCATTTTTTGAAATATAAGCTAGAGGAACAAACTGAATCTGAAGAGGATAGAAAGGTAGATGAGCAGCTTGACATGAAAGAGTCAGAGGAGCAAATAATGGGAGCTGCAGAACTTTATTCCATTGAACGGTGCCTTAAAGAGTATAAAGAGTTGCTCTTCAACTAA
- the ppdK gene encoding pyruvate, phosphate dikinase, with amino-acid sequence MSDTKRVYRFGGTSAEGNGKMRNELGGKGANLAEMCLLDMPVPAGFTITTDCCNEYYKLNCKYPEGLKEEVDAALAATEGIMGRKFGDPKNPLLVSCRSGARSSMPGMMETVLNIGLCTATIPGLIAQTKNPRFVYDAYRRLIMMYSDVVMEKAEGIEPEDGNGIRVQLDRMLAKVKREKGYKLDTDLTEEDLKELCTDFKIRVKQELGKPFPDDPMEQLWGGIGAVFKSWNGRRAVSYRRIEGIPDDWGTAVSVMSMVFGNMGNTSATGVAFSRNPATGENKFYGEWLVNAQGEDVVAGIRTPNPLNEATKNEHNKNMPSLEQAMPEVYEQLVGIQSNLEHHFHDMQDLEFTIENGKLWMLQCRIGKRTGLAALNMAMDMLNEGLIDEKTAVMRVAPKQLDELLHPVLDSADEKREKPIAQGLPAGPGGSVGSIVFTPEAAVEAAKRHQKVILVREETNPEDVEGMRAADGLLTARGGMTSHAALVARGWGKCCIVGCDALKINMLTKTMTIGDAAYSEGDIFSLNGSRGLVYDKAIKTVNASENERFRKYMQMVDKYRVMGVRTNADNPADALVALKFGAEGIGLFRIEHMFYGKNSEEPLAKLRKMILSNTTAERRKALAELEPYVKASVKATMEVMDGKPVTFRLLDPPLHEFVPQSDEKRKQLAKDLDISMNDIEKRGEALHEVNPMMGHRGVRLGITYPEVSEMQFRAIFNATVELMNEGHKPVPELMIPVTISPNELDNQKEICDRVHKEVKQKTGVDVKYMFGTMIEIPRAAIMADKMARSAQFFSFGTNDLTQMTFGFSRDDIGSFMGDYLSKKIIDADPFQTLDQASVGKLVEMGIKGGHLTNPSIKCGVCGEHGGDPASVEFFNNLGVNYVSCSPFRVPIARLAAAQAAIKSYK; translated from the coding sequence ATGTCTGATACAAAGAGAGTATATCGTTTTGGCGGAACTTCCGCAGAGGGAAACGGCAAAATGAGAAATGAACTTGGAGGCAAAGGAGCAAACCTGGCAGAAATGTGTTTGCTTGATATGCCTGTTCCTGCAGGTTTCACTATTACAACTGATTGCTGCAATGAATATTATAAACTTAATTGCAAATACCCGGAAGGTCTTAAAGAAGAGGTAGATGCGGCTCTTGCTGCAACAGAGGGAATAATGGGGAGAAAATTTGGTGACCCTAAGAATCCATTGCTTGTTTCTTGCCGTTCAGGTGCCAGAAGCTCTATGCCAGGAATGATGGAGACAGTTCTTAATATCGGACTTTGTACAGCAACAATCCCGGGACTGATTGCTCAAACTAAAAATCCAAGATTTGTTTATGACGCATATCGCCGTCTTATTATGATGTATTCAGATGTTGTAATGGAGAAGGCAGAAGGTATTGAACCTGAGGATGGTAACGGAATCAGAGTTCAGCTGGACAGAATGCTTGCAAAGGTTAAGAGGGAGAAGGGTTATAAGTTGGATACTGACTTAACAGAGGAAGATTTGAAAGAACTTTGTACAGACTTCAAGATTAGGGTTAAGCAGGAACTTGGAAAACCATTCCCTGATGATCCTATGGAGCAGCTATGGGGTGGAATTGGAGCCGTATTTAAATCATGGAACGGCCGCAGAGCTGTGTCATACAGAAGAATAGAGGGCATCCCTGATGATTGGGGTACTGCAGTTAGCGTGATGTCTATGGTTTTTGGAAACATGGGCAATACATCTGCAACCGGAGTTGCATTCTCCAGAAACCCTGCTACAGGTGAGAATAAATTTTACGGCGAGTGGTTGGTTAATGCACAGGGAGAGGATGTTGTTGCAGGTATCAGAACACCAAACCCATTGAATGAAGCAACAAAGAATGAGCATAATAAGAATATGCCTTCATTGGAGCAGGCAATGCCTGAAGTATATGAGCAATTAGTTGGCATCCAGAGCAATTTGGAGCACCACTTCCATGATATGCAAGATTTGGAGTTCACCATAGAGAATGGAAAACTTTGGATGTTGCAGTGCAGAATTGGAAAGAGAACAGGTCTTGCCGCTTTGAATATGGCAATGGATATGCTTAATGAAGGTCTTATAGATGAGAAGACTGCAGTTATGAGGGTTGCTCCAAAGCAGCTTGATGAGCTTTTGCATCCGGTTCTTGATTCAGCAGACGAGAAGAGAGAAAAGCCTATTGCACAGGGACTTCCTGCAGGACCCGGCGGTTCTGTAGGTTCAATCGTATTTACGCCTGAGGCTGCGGTTGAGGCTGCAAAACGTCACCAGAAAGTTATCCTTGTAAGAGAGGAGACTAACCCGGAAGATGTTGAAGGTATGCGTGCTGCAGACGGACTTTTGACTGCCAGAGGCGGAATGACTTCTCATGCCGCCCTTGTAGCGAGAGGCTGGGGCAAGTGCTGCATCGTAGGATGTGATGCGCTTAAGATTAATATGCTTACAAAGACAATGACTATCGGCGACGCAGCTTATAGTGAAGGTGATATCTTCAGCTTAAACGGTAGCCGCGGACTTGTTTACGATAAGGCTATTAAAACTGTAAATGCTTCTGAAAACGAGAGATTCAGAAAGTATATGCAGATGGTTGATAAATACAGAGTTATGGGTGTAAGAACAAATGCGGATAATCCTGCTGATGCTCTTGTCGCTCTTAAGTTTGGTGCGGAGGGAATTGGTCTTTTCCGTATTGAACATATGTTTTACGGAAAGAATTCAGAAGAGCCTCTTGCTAAATTGAGAAAGATGATTCTGTCAAATACTACAGCTGAGAGAAGAAAGGCTCTTGCAGAACTTGAACCTTATGTAAAGGCTTCTGTTAAAGCTACTATGGAAGTTATGGACGGCAAACCTGTTACGTTCAGATTGCTGGATCCTCCTTTGCATGAGTTTGTTCCGCAATCAGATGAGAAGCGCAAACAGCTTGCTAAAGATTTGGATATTTCCATGAATGATATTGAGAAGAGAGGAGAGGCTCTGCATGAGGTTAACCCTATGATGGGACACAGAGGCGTCAGACTTGGTATCACATATCCGGAAGTTTCAGAGATGCAATTCAGAGCTATTTTTAATGCGACGGTTGAGCTGATGAATGAAGGTCACAAACCTGTTCCTGAACTTATGATTCCTGTTACTATTTCTCCTAATGAGCTTGATAATCAGAAGGAAATATGCGATAGAGTTCATAAGGAAGTTAAACAAAAAACGGGTGTTGATGTTAAGTATATGTTTGGTACCATGATAGAGATTCCGCGTGCTGCTATTATGGCTGACAAGATGGCCAGAAGCGCTCAGTTCTTCTCATTTGGTACTAACGATTTAACTCAGATGACATTTGGTTTCTCCAGAGATGATATAGGTTCATTTATGGGAGATTATTTATCCAAGAAGATTATTGATGCTGATCCGTTCCAGACTTTGGACCAGGCTTCTGTCGGCAAGCTAGTAGAGATGGGAATAAAGGGAGGACATTTGACAAATCCTTCTATTAAGTGCGGAGTTTGCGGTGAGCACGGTGGTGATCCTGCAAGTGTTGAGTTCTTTAACAACTTGGGAGTCAACTATGTATCTTGTTCTCCGTTCCGCGTTCCAATTGCAAGGTTGGCTGCTGCGCAGGCTGCTATAAAGTCTTATAAGTAG
- a CDS encoding PhoH family protein — MSKNNYKGFRKPANPDSGLQKVINNHGKLPKIFVLDTNVILHDFHSIYKFQENDLVVPLAVIEELDKFKKGDGTINYNAREFVRKIDELSDQNQNSGSGYPLGPGLGTITLSVNHPFPKEYEGCFENDIQDHRILSTAIWYKNQYPDRTVCLVTKDVNLRMKAKALGMFTQDYLTDHIKEERFTQDYERVTVLKDVPAAIVDKLNTNPNGVTPAELKQDNPVFNQLYKIITGGIQGRDDQQNGEDRNPIRKNIVLARYSPDTMTIVKVNSLSEYGIAPRNEEQVFAMDAVMNPSVELVSLTGTAGTGKTLIAIAGALAQADRYDQILVARPVITLRNEELGFIPGSVQDKLAPFMQPLYDNLAVIKKNFGISSKENVKIEDMLRNNKLEISPLAYIRGRSLSKVFFIVDEAQNLTPHEVKTIITRAGEGTKIVFTGDVQQIDQPYLDKLSNGLTHISDKLYGEKLFEHVNLVMGERSQLSELAGKKL; from the coding sequence ATGAGCAAGAATAATTACAAAGGATTCAGGAAACCGGCCAATCCGGATTCCGGCCTGCAGAAAGTGATAAATAATCACGGAAAACTTCCAAAAATTTTTGTGCTTGATACTAATGTAATCTTGCATGATTTCCATTCCATCTATAAATTTCAGGAGAATGATTTGGTTGTCCCTCTGGCAGTTATAGAAGAGTTGGATAAGTTTAAAAAAGGCGACGGGACTATCAATTACAACGCCCGCGAGTTTGTCCGCAAGATAGATGAGCTGAGCGATCAGAACCAAAACAGCGGAAGCGGTTATCCTCTTGGCCCGGGGCTTGGTACTATAACGCTGTCTGTAAATCACCCATTTCCAAAGGAATATGAAGGATGCTTTGAGAACGATATTCAGGACCACAGAATTTTGTCAACAGCAATCTGGTATAAAAATCAGTATCCCGACAGGACCGTCTGCCTTGTAACCAAGGATGTTAACCTTAGAATGAAGGCCAAGGCTCTTGGGATGTTCACACAGGATTATCTGACAGACCATATTAAGGAAGAGCGCTTCACACAAGATTATGAGAGAGTTACAGTCTTAAAAGATGTGCCCGCGGCAATTGTGGATAAGTTGAACACAAATCCGAATGGAGTTACGCCTGCTGAACTTAAACAGGATAATCCCGTATTCAATCAGCTATATAAAATTATAACCGGCGGCATTCAGGGAAGAGATGACCAGCAAAACGGAGAGGACAGAAATCCTATCAGGAAAAATATAGTTCTTGCCCGTTACAGTCCTGATACAATGACTATTGTAAAGGTAAACTCTTTGAGCGAATATGGTATTGCTCCTAGGAATGAAGAGCAGGTATTTGCAATGGATGCAGTTATGAATCCGTCAGTTGAACTTGTATCATTGACCGGAACAGCTGGAACAGGAAAAACTCTTATTGCAATAGCTGGCGCCCTTGCACAAGCAGACAGATATGATCAAATACTTGTTGCCAGACCTGTAATAACACTTAGAAATGAGGAACTTGGATTTATCCCAGGCAGCGTGCAGGATAAGCTTGCGCCGTTCATGCAGCCGCTTTATGATAACCTTGCAGTAATAAAGAAGAACTTTGGAATTTCATCAAAGGAAAATGTAAAAATAGAGGACATGCTTAGAAACAACAAGCTGGAAATTTCTCCGCTTGCTTATATCAGAGGCCGCTCCCTGTCAAAAGTTTTCTTTATTGTTGATGAGGCGCAAAACCTTACCCCTCACGAGGTTAAGACAATTATAACCAGAGCGGGAGAAGGAACAAAGATAGTCTTCACGGGAGATGTTCAGCAGATTGACCAGCCATATTTGGATAAACTTTCCAACGGTCTTACTCACATCAGCGATAAGCTTTACGGAGAAAAATTATTTGAGCACGTTAACCTTGTCATGGGTGAACGCAGCCAGCTTTCTGAACTTGCGGGAAAAAAGCTGTAG
- the purL gene encoding phosphoribosylformylglycinamidine synthase, with product MCAAKISKIKSVMILFFKSNEGPVLALETSKQLSNEHIAALCWLFGNAKLIKGDNVKGYFIGPRREMITPWSTTAVEITQNMNISGIKRIEEYFPSKSSKPEYDKMLQRFYGGLDQNIFTVDKKPEPIVYISNLEEYNIKEGLALNPDEIKYLNGIAKKIGRKLTDSEVFGFSQVNSEHCRHKIFNGTFIIDGKEMESSLFKLIKKTSKENQNLIVSAYKDNCAFLEGPKIKMFHPADQTKPDFFTLKEKETVISLKAETHNFPTTVEPFNGAATGTGGEIRDRMGGGKGSFPIAGTAVYMTSYPRFDSKTVGNNKDRKWEKTAPRKWLYQSPQEILTKASNGASDFGNKFGQCIICGSLLTFEHTGKQKGVEANNPQFGYDKVIMQAGGIGYAKKSDAAKETPVKGDKIVLLGGDNYRIGMGGGAVSSVNTGKYGNDIELNAIQRANPEMQKRDYNAIRALSEKENNPIVSVHDHGAGGHLNCFSELVEDEGGKIDTSKLPIGDPTLSLKEIIGNESQERMGLAMHEKDVAELKQIAERERAPFYQVGEVTGDHRFTLKDEKSGETAIDLEMGDMFGSAPKTFMHDETSEYKFNPLKYSAGKFEEYLTQVLQLESVACKDWLTNKVDRSVTGLVACQQCTGEIQLPLNDLGVTAIGYDNKEGIATSLGHAPIVGLIDSAAGSRMSVAEAITNVVWTPLKNGLKGVSLSANWMWPSRNRGEDARLYKAVKAVSDFACALGINIPTGKDSMSMTQNYPDGKKIIAPGTLIISTVAPAKDVNNIIHPNLQKVAASTIVYIPFSKCGFKLGGSAFAQTLGAVGNEAPDVESPAYFADCFNTVQKLIEKNLVLAGHDISAGGLITSLLEMCFANKEGGIKLTDIQLPLINFMFSERPGVLLQVANKNLKEVEKICAAANGESKESVGIYKIGSYIKERKISVLGKINLNIDKLRDVWYKTSYLLDRRQSGAACALKRYKNYKKEPLKFKFPKNFDGSLAKYLAKEPGSKAPVAAIIREKGSNGDREMAWCLYLAGFRVKDVHMTDLISGRETLKDVQFIVFVGGFSNADTLGSAKGWAGAFLYNEKANKALNDFYSRKDTISLGVCNGCQLMAELGLITPSHREFSPKMTHNLSGKFESKFVGVEIPQSSSILLKSLKGSKLGIWVAHGDGRFTFPNAKLDGMQVAIKFNYDEYPGNPNGSPKRIAGVCSADGRHLAMMPHPERCIRPWNWAWYPESLKKQEVTPWHELFVNGRKWCEKHKK from the coding sequence ATTTGCGCCGCCAAAATATCAAAAATCAAATCAGTAATGATTCTATTCTTTAAATCTAATGAGGGCCCGGTGCTGGCCTTGGAAACAAGCAAACAACTTTCTAATGAACACATTGCAGCGCTATGCTGGCTGTTTGGCAATGCTAAATTAATCAAGGGAGACAACGTCAAAGGATACTTTATCGGACCAAGACGTGAGATGATAACTCCTTGGAGCACAACGGCTGTGGAGATTACGCAAAACATGAATATCTCCGGCATTAAAAGAATAGAGGAGTATTTCCCTTCCAAAAGCTCTAAGCCTGAATATGATAAGATGCTTCAGAGATTTTACGGCGGACTGGACCAGAATATATTTACCGTGGACAAGAAGCCGGAGCCTATTGTGTATATCTCTAACTTAGAGGAATATAACATTAAAGAGGGACTCGCTCTTAATCCGGACGAAATCAAATATCTTAACGGGATAGCAAAGAAAATTGGGAGAAAGCTCACCGACAGCGAGGTCTTTGGTTTCTCTCAAGTTAACAGCGAGCACTGCCGTCATAAAATTTTCAACGGCACTTTCATCATAGATGGTAAAGAGATGGAAAGTTCTCTGTTTAAGCTTATTAAGAAAACTTCTAAAGAGAATCAGAATCTTATAGTAAGTGCATATAAAGACAACTGCGCTTTTCTGGAAGGACCTAAAATTAAAATGTTTCATCCTGCCGACCAGACAAAGCCTGACTTCTTTACGCTAAAAGAGAAAGAGACTGTAATTAGCTTAAAGGCTGAAACTCACAATTTTCCAACAACGGTTGAACCGTTCAACGGAGCTGCAACAGGAACCGGCGGAGAGATCAGAGACAGAATGGGAGGCGGAAAAGGAAGCTTCCCAATTGCAGGTACTGCTGTTTATATGACAAGCTACCCGCGCTTTGATTCAAAAACTGTCGGGAATAATAAAGACAGAAAATGGGAAAAGACGGCACCGCGCAAATGGTTGTATCAAAGCCCGCAAGAGATTCTTACTAAGGCATCTAACGGCGCCAGCGATTTTGGAAATAAATTTGGACAGTGCATTATCTGCGGAAGTCTTCTGACTTTTGAGCATACAGGAAAACAAAAAGGAGTTGAGGCAAACAATCCGCAATTTGGTTACGATAAGGTGATTATGCAGGCGGGCGGAATTGGATATGCAAAGAAATCTGATGCTGCAAAAGAGACACCTGTGAAAGGAGATAAAATTGTACTGCTTGGAGGTGACAACTATAGAATCGGCATGGGCGGCGGAGCTGTAAGTTCCGTCAATACAGGCAAGTACGGCAACGACATAGAACTTAATGCAATTCAGCGCGCAAACCCCGAGATGCAAAAAAGAGATTACAATGCAATCCGCGCATTATCAGAAAAAGAGAACAACCCTATTGTGTCCGTTCATGACCACGGGGCCGGCGGACATCTTAATTGTTTCTCTGAACTTGTGGAAGATGAAGGAGGTAAGATTGATACGAGCAAGCTCCCGATAGGAGACCCTACTTTGAGCCTGAAAGAAATCATTGGCAATGAGAGCCAGGAGAGAATGGGACTTGCAATGCATGAGAAGGATGTTGCTGAGTTGAAGCAAATTGCAGAGAGAGAGCGTGCTCCGTTTTATCAAGTTGGAGAGGTAACCGGAGATCACAGATTCACCCTTAAAGATGAGAAGAGCGGAGAGACTGCAATTGATTTGGAAATGGGAGATATGTTTGGAAGCGCACCTAAAACTTTCATGCATGATGAAACGTCTGAATATAAGTTCAATCCTTTAAAATACAGCGCCGGCAAGTTTGAAGAGTATTTAACGCAAGTACTTCAGCTGGAGAGCGTTGCATGTAAGGATTGGTTGACAAATAAAGTTGACCGCTCTGTCACCGGACTTGTTGCTTGCCAGCAATGCACCGGAGAAATTCAGCTGCCGCTTAATGATTTGGGCGTAACTGCAATTGGCTATGACAACAAAGAGGGCATTGCGACTTCATTGGGTCACGCCCCTATTGTTGGACTTATTGATTCCGCAGCAGGCTCCAGAATGTCTGTTGCAGAGGCCATTACGAATGTTGTTTGGACTCCGTTGAAAAACGGTCTGAAGGGAGTATCCCTGAGCGCCAACTGGATGTGGCCAAGCAGAAACAGAGGAGAGGATGCAAGACTTTATAAAGCTGTAAAAGCTGTCAGCGACTTTGCATGTGCGCTTGGAATTAATATCCCGACAGGAAAAGATTCTATGAGCATGACTCAGAATTATCCTGACGGAAAAAAGATTATAGCTCCGGGGACTTTGATTATCTCCACGGTAGCTCCCGCAAAAGATGTCAACAACATTATACATCCTAATTTACAGAAAGTTGCAGCAAGCACAATAGTTTATATTCCATTCTCAAAATGCGGATTTAAACTTGGAGGTTCCGCATTTGCGCAGACTCTTGGAGCTGTTGGAAATGAAGCGCCGGATGTTGAGTCCCCTGCATACTTTGCAGATTGCTTTAATACCGTACAGAAACTTATTGAGAAAAATCTGGTTCTTGCCGGTCATGATATTTCAGCCGGCGGTCTAATCACTTCTTTGCTGGAGATGTGTTTTGCAAACAAAGAAGGCGGCATAAAACTAACTGATATTCAGCTGCCTTTAATCAATTTCATGTTTTCAGAGAGACCTGGCGTATTGCTGCAGGTTGCAAACAAAAACCTTAAGGAAGTTGAAAAAATCTGCGCCGCAGCAAACGGAGAATCAAAAGAATCTGTCGGGATATACAAGATAGGCAGCTACATAAAAGAGAGGAAAATTTCCGTTCTTGGAAAAATCAATTTGAATATTGATAAACTTAGGGACGTCTGGTATAAGACCTCTTACCTGCTGGACAGAAGACAAAGCGGAGCAGCTTGTGCATTAAAACGTTACAAGAATTACAAAAAAGAGCCGCTTAAGTTCAAGTTCCCTAAGAACTTTGACGGAAGCCTTGCAAAGTATCTTGCAAAAGAGCCGGGGAGCAAAGCGCCGGTTGCCGCAATCATCAGAGAGAAAGGAAGTAACGGAGACAGGGAGATGGCATGGTGCCTGTATCTTGCAGGGTTCAGAGTTAAGGATGTGCACATGACCGATTTAATTTCCGGCCGCGAAACTCTTAAAGATGTGCAGTTTATAGTTTTTGTTGGAGGATTTTCAAATGCCGATACGCTTGGTTCCGCAAAGGGCTGGGCAGGCGCATTCTTATATAATGAGAAAGCAAATAAAGCATTGAATGACTTCTATTCCCGCAAGGATACAATAAGTCTTGGCGTTTGCAACGGTTGTCAGCTCATGGCTGAGCTTGGACTTATAACACCTTCTCACAGAGAATTTTCTCCAAAGATGACACATAATCTGTCAGGTAAATTTGAGAGCAAATTTGTTGGGGTGGAAATTCCACAATCTTCGTCAATTTTACTTAAATCTCTGAAGGGCAGCAAGCTTGGCATTTGGGTTGCTCATGGAGATGGCAGGTTCACCTTCCCTAATGCAAAGCTGGATGGAATGCAGGTTGCCATTAAGTTTAATTATGATGAATATCCTGGCAATCCAAACGGCTCTCCAAAAAGAATTGCGGGAGTTTGCAGCGCAGACGGAAGGCACCTTGCAATGATGCCGCACCCGGAAAGATGCATAAGACCTTGGAACTGGGCATGGTATCCGGAGTCACTTAAGAAACAAGAAGTTACGCCATGGCATGAGCTGTTTGTAAACGGCCGCAAATGGTGTGAAAAACATAAAAAATGA
- a CDS encoding Mur ligase family protein: MTESEYQKEVEKIFTKFPSFQTVGGVAYKPGLDNMFEIDKELGFPSRKFRSVHVAGTNGKGSVSHMIASALMQLPSSAAVSPAAGGSLKIGLYTSPHLVDFRERIKVNGEMVPKEFVYDFLKRFSPFFEEKKASFFEITTAMAFDYFAKCNVDIAVIECGLGGRLDSTNIITPMLSIITSIGLDHCQYLGNTLKEIAGEKAGIIKRNIPVVIGETGTPDSGVKEVFMQVAADNNSPIFLAEKASKYISWSNDNKAEGPRPEEACLSARSASNHKISRRFVAGNNADVQAHGSVNIFSSCILSATETLDLKGDCQNKNIKTVAVALSLILKQLADEKRLEIDDALLAKVIYGIENAAKLTGLRGRWEQLGENPLIICDIGHNEHAFRMLGKQISRTAEQRFAKLCGGKLIMLFGIMRDKDLEAEKDYLPQNAFYIFVNANSPRALPDVELKEKMLKMGFKGECAGSIKDGIAKAKQIAAKEDFIFIGGSSYVVAEALENFK, from the coding sequence ATGACAGAGTCCGAATACCAAAAAGAGGTAGAAAAAATATTTACAAAATTCCCTAGTTTTCAAACAGTTGGAGGCGTGGCATATAAGCCTGGCCTGGATAATATGTTTGAGATTGACAAAGAGCTTGGTTTTCCAAGCAGGAAATTCCGCTCTGTCCATGTTGCCGGTACAAATGGCAAAGGCTCTGTAAGCCACATGATTGCATCCGCACTTATGCAGCTTCCTTCCTCGGCCGCTGTATCTCCGGCCGCCGGAGGCTCATTAAAAATTGGTTTGTACACATCTCCGCATCTTGTAGATTTCCGCGAGCGTATAAAAGTAAACGGTGAGATGGTCCCAAAAGAATTCGTATATGATTTTCTAAAAAGATTCTCTCCGTTCTTTGAAGAGAAAAAAGCCTCTTTTTTTGAAATCACTACTGCAATGGCGTTTGATTACTTTGCAAAATGCAATGTGGATATTGCAGTGATTGAGTGCGGATTAGGCGGACGCCTGGATTCTACCAACATCATAACCCCAATGCTCTCAATTATAACCAGCATTGGATTAGACCATTGCCAGTACTTGGGCAATACTCTCAAGGAAATAGCCGGGGAAAAGGCCGGCATCATCAAGCGGAATATCCCTGTGGTAATAGGAGAAACAGGTACTCCCGACAGCGGTGTAAAAGAGGTCTTTATGCAGGTCGCTGCTGACAATAATTCTCCCATTTTCCTTGCCGAAAAAGCATCAAAATATATCTCTTGGAGTAATGATAATAAGGCCGAAGGCCCGCGACCGGAGGAAGCGTGCCTCTCCGCGCGCAGCGCGTCAAACCACAAAATTTCCCGCCGCTTTGTGGCGGGAAATAACGCTGACGTGCAAGCGCACGGCAGCGTAAATATATTTTCATCTTGTATTCTTTCCGCAACAGAAACTTTAGACCTAAAAGGCGATTGCCAAAACAAAAACATCAAAACGGTGGCAGTTGCTTTGTCCTTGATTCTTAAGCAATTGGCTGATGAAAAGAGGCTGGAAATTGATGATGCGCTTCTTGCAAAAGTAATTTACGGAATTGAGAATGCCGCAAAGCTTACCGGACTGAGAGGGCGTTGGGAACAATTGGGAGAGAATCCTTTAATCATCTGCGATATAGGACATAATGAGCACGCCTTTAGGATGTTAGGCAAGCAAATCAGCAGAACTGCAGAACAAAGATTTGCAAAATTGTGCGGTGGAAAATTGATTATGTTGTTTGGCATTATGAGAGACAAGGACCTGGAAGCAGAAAAAGATTATCTTCCGCAGAATGCATTTTATATTTTTGTAAATGCCAACAGTCCAAGAGCTTTGCCAGACGTTGAGCTAAAAGAAAAGATGCTCAAAATGGGATTTAAAGGGGAGTGTGCCGGCAGTATAAAAGACGGAATTGCAAAGGCAAAACAAATTGCTGCAAAAGAGGATTTCATATTCATAGGAGGCAGTTCTTATGTGGTAGCTGAAGCGCTGGAAAATTTTAAATAA